In Desulfomonile tiedjei, one DNA window encodes the following:
- a CDS encoding ABC transporter ATP-binding protein: MTPILEASGLNTFYGHSHILFDVGLSVAVGETVCLMGRNGAGKTTTFRSIMGLTPARSGKVVFKGTDCTRLPAYKIAKMGLGFVPEDRRIFGPLTVRENLELGKIPRRKGRWNLESVLDQFPLLVHMQDRLGGTLSGGEQQMLTIARALMGNPDVLVLDEPTEGLAPVVVSVLRDLIMSLKSAQTTILMSEQNMRFTLAVADRVVVIDRGQVVYTGTVGEFQKDESVQKKYLAV, translated from the coding sequence ATGACCCCTATTCTGGAGGCTTCGGGCCTCAACACCTTTTACGGTCACAGCCACATACTGTTTGACGTCGGGCTCTCCGTGGCTGTCGGCGAAACCGTGTGCCTCATGGGCCGCAATGGCGCGGGCAAGACCACCACGTTCAGGTCTATTATGGGACTTACTCCGGCTCGAAGCGGAAAAGTGGTGTTCAAGGGCACGGATTGCACGCGGCTCCCTGCATATAAGATAGCAAAAATGGGGCTTGGGTTCGTTCCCGAAGACCGAAGGATATTCGGACCCTTGACCGTCCGGGAGAACCTCGAATTGGGCAAGATCCCGCGCCGCAAAGGTCGCTGGAACCTTGAGAGCGTTTTGGACCAATTCCCTCTGTTGGTGCATATGCAGGATCGCCTCGGCGGGACTCTTTCCGGCGGAGAGCAACAAATGCTCACGATTGCCAGGGCGTTAATGGGCAACCCTGACGTGCTGGTTCTCGATGAGCCGACTGAAGGTCTGGCGCCTGTGGTCGTCTCTGTGCTTAGGGACCTCATAATGAGCCTGAAGAGCGCGCAGACGACCATTCTAATGTCGGAGCAAAATATGCGCTTCACTCTGGCGGTTGCTGATCGTGTCGTGGTTATCGACAGGGGCCAGGTCGTGTACACGGGGACGGTGGGCGAATTCCAGAAGGACGAGAGCGTGCAAAAGAAATATCTAGCCGTGTAG
- a CDS encoding iron-containing alcohol dehydrogenase has translation MNRVSIFQTTPRIVMGPGSAERIAEEAARLAAKKIMIITDPGLVQTGIVGRFEELLKTAGCSVERFADVEPDPRHEVATQAAERTREAAAELIVAIGGGSSLDIAKAASILVTNQEPISSLFGIDMVKSRGLPTIVVPTTAGTGSEVTPIVILSDHQEKLKKGIVSPHLFPACAILDPELTLGLPAAMTAATGMDALIHAVEAYTSRNATRFTDLLALDAMGLIFRNIRTAFANGSDLQARSNMLEGSMLAGMAFANAGVTAVHAFAYPIGAEFHIPHGVANSIMLTAVMEFNMLGNLPKFARMAEVFGEEIYGLSERRAAQMAVEALRTLASDLKVPNRLSEFGVKAEDIPSLARGVMKVTRLLANNPRELKLGDAEEIYRSVL, from the coding sequence ATGAATCGTGTAAGTATTTTTCAAACAACACCGCGCATAGTCATGGGACCCGGCTCAGCGGAGCGGATTGCCGAGGAAGCAGCGCGGCTGGCCGCGAAGAAAATAATGATAATTACCGATCCTGGCCTGGTCCAAACTGGAATCGTCGGCAGGTTCGAAGAACTGTTGAAAACGGCAGGTTGTTCGGTGGAAAGGTTTGCCGATGTGGAACCTGACCCACGCCACGAAGTCGCTACCCAAGCCGCGGAGCGAACCAGAGAGGCCGCTGCGGAACTCATTGTCGCGATTGGCGGAGGTTCCTCTCTGGACATAGCCAAAGCTGCCTCCATACTTGTGACCAACCAAGAGCCGATCAGCTCTCTCTTTGGAATAGACATGGTTAAAAGCCGGGGGCTGCCGACGATTGTGGTTCCTACCACAGCCGGCACGGGCAGCGAAGTCACCCCCATCGTCATCCTCTCCGACCATCAGGAGAAGCTTAAAAAGGGCATAGTAAGCCCGCATCTGTTCCCGGCATGCGCCATTTTGGACCCTGAGCTGACTCTGGGGCTGCCCGCGGCGATGACCGCGGCCACGGGCATGGATGCTTTGATTCACGCGGTTGAGGCTTATACTTCGAGGAATGCCACGCGGTTTACGGACCTGCTGGCCTTGGACGCTATGGGCCTTATTTTCCGAAACATACGCACCGCTTTCGCGAACGGATCTGACCTCCAGGCCAGGTCGAACATGCTCGAAGGCAGTATGCTGGCAGGAATGGCTTTTGCCAACGCGGGAGTGACAGCGGTTCACGCATTTGCTTACCCCATAGGAGCGGAATTCCACATTCCGCATGGTGTGGCCAACAGCATCATGCTCACGGCTGTAATGGAATTCAACATGCTGGGCAACTTGCCCAAGTTCGCGCGCATGGCGGAGGTCTTTGGAGAAGAAATTTACGGCTTGAGCGAACGCCGAGCCGCACAGATGGCTGTGGAAGCGCTCCGGACGCTGGCAAGCGATCTCAAGGTTCCCAATCGGTTGAGTGAGTTCGGGGTTAAGGCGGAAGACATTCCTTCCCTCGCACGAGGTGTGATGAAGGTGACAAGGCTTCTTGCCAACAACCCGCGGGAGCTGAAACTCGGAGATGCTGAGGAGATTTACAGGAGCGTGCTCTAA